A region of Campylobacter armoricus DNA encodes the following proteins:
- the coaBC gene encoding bifunctional phosphopantothenoylcysteine decarboxylase/phosphopantothenate--cysteine ligase CoaBC, translating to MKTILLAVSGSIAFYKAYELISLLKKEGFGVKVLLSQGALKFGTKLSFEALVDEILCEENESWQNTNNHIAFSKTCDCVLFAPASVNSINKLNYGIADNLFIQTLIAVDKNKPFLIAPAANTNMYLHFSTQNSLKNLKEQGYIIIDPVVKTLACKDEGLGALAELDSIVYALKRSLMLEDFFKDKSFVISGGGTKEKIDDVRCISNFSSGKMAKAIADALYFLGAKVVLVSSVEFKTPYKLEKFESSLELKEKLQKYKDFNALIMAAAVSDFIPKAFKGKIKKNEHLNGLDLKLKLNEDILKNLDFKGKKIGFKMEFDMQNALENAKKSLVEKNLDMVCLNILNEKMTFGSDENSICFITKDSISQSFKQNKEKLGFILAQELRKLW from the coding sequence ATGAAAACTATCTTACTAGCAGTAAGTGGAAGCATAGCCTTTTATAAAGCTTATGAGCTTATTTCTTTATTAAAAAAAGAAGGCTTTGGAGTTAAAGTTTTGCTAAGTCAGGGAGCTTTAAAATTTGGCACTAAGCTTAGCTTTGAAGCCTTAGTGGATGAAATTTTATGTGAAGAAAATGAAAGTTGGCAAAATACTAATAATCATATAGCTTTTAGTAAGACTTGTGATTGTGTGCTTTTTGCGCCTGCTAGTGTTAATTCTATCAATAAACTAAACTATGGTATAGCGGATAATTTATTCATTCAAACTTTAATAGCAGTAGATAAAAACAAGCCATTTTTAATCGCACCTGCTGCAAATACAAATATGTATTTACACTTTAGCACTCAAAATTCTTTAAAAAATTTAAAAGAGCAAGGCTATATTATCATTGATCCTGTGGTTAAAACTCTAGCTTGTAAAGATGAAGGTTTAGGAGCTTTGGCTGAACTTGATAGTATTGTTTATGCTTTAAAAAGAAGCTTAATGCTAGAAGACTTTTTTAAAGATAAAAGTTTTGTTATAAGTGGTGGTGGAACTAAAGAAAAAATCGACGATGTAAGATGTATTAGTAATTTTTCGAGTGGAAAAATGGCAAAAGCAATTGCGGATGCTTTGTATTTTTTAGGTGCTAAGGTAGTGTTGGTTAGTTCAGTAGAGTTTAAAACACCTTATAAATTAGAAAAATTTGAATCTTCTTTAGAATTAAAAGAAAAATTGCAAAAATACAAAGATTTTAATGCTTTGATTATGGCTGCTGCTGTGAGTGATTTTATTCCCAAAGCTTTTAAAGGTAAAATTAAAAAAAATGAGCATTTAAATGGACTTGATTTAAAATTAAAGCTTAATGAAGATATATTGAAAAATTTAGATTTTAAAGGTAAAAAAATAGGCTTTAAGATGGAATTTGACATGCAAAATGCTTTAGAAAATGCCAAAAAATCTTTGGTTGAAAAAAATCTAGATATGGTGTGCTTAAATATCTTAAATGAAAAAATGACTTTTGGAAGTGATGAAAATAGTATTTGTTTTATCACTAAAGATAGTATTTCTCAAAGTTTTAAACAAAACAAAGAAAAACTTGGTTTTATTTTAGCACAAGAATTAAGGAAACTTTGGTGA
- the glmU gene encoding bifunctional UDP-N-acetylglucosamine diphosphorylase/glucosamine-1-phosphate N-acetyltransferase GlmU — protein sequence MKISVLILAAGLGTRMKSQNPKVLQKICSKAMILHILKQAYKISDDVCVVLSHQKEKVEQVVLEYFPNTRFLEQDLQNFPGTAGALRGYESKHEKVLILCGDMPLVKASDLEKIALNESDFNVAVFEAKDPKSYGRIVLKENKIQKIVETKDASKEELAINICNSGVYAIKAQILKEVLPLIKNDNKAKEYYLTDAVYLAKEKGYEIDAVFVNEQDFMGVNDKIELCLAQDLMQEAIKKEWMKQGVIFHMPTTTFISDEVEFVGECEVYESVRIEGKSKIINSIIKSSSVIEDSIVENSDVGPLAHLRPKCQLKNTHIGNFVECKNALLNGVKAGHLSYLGDCEIDEGTNIGCGTITCNYDGVKKHKTKIGKNVFVGSDTQFIAPVEVKDEVIIAAGSTVYKDVEKGSLYINRAKVQIVEDFYYKKLGKK from the coding sequence ATGAAAATTTCTGTGCTTATTTTGGCTGCTGGACTTGGTACGCGTATGAAATCACAAAATCCAAAAGTACTTCAAAAAATTTGCTCAAAAGCAATGATTTTACATATTTTAAAACAAGCATATAAAATTAGTGATGATGTATGTGTGGTGCTTTCTCATCAAAAAGAAAAAGTCGAACAAGTTGTTTTAGAGTATTTTCCAAATACACGCTTTTTAGAACAAGACTTGCAAAATTTTCCAGGTACTGCAGGAGCTTTAAGGGGTTATGAGAGTAAGCATGAAAAAGTTTTGATTTTGTGTGGTGATATGCCTTTAGTTAAAGCAAGTGATTTAGAAAAAATAGCTTTAAATGAAAGTGATTTTAATGTGGCAGTTTTTGAGGCAAAAGATCCAAAAAGCTATGGAAGAATAGTTTTAAAAGAAAATAAAATTCAAAAAATAGTAGAAACAAAAGATGCAAGCAAAGAAGAACTTGCTATAAACATTTGTAATAGTGGCGTTTATGCTATAAAAGCACAAATTTTAAAAGAAGTATTGCCTTTAATAAAAAATGATAATAAAGCTAAAGAGTATTATTTAACCGATGCGGTTTATTTAGCAAAAGAAAAGGGCTATGAAATCGATGCGGTGTTTGTAAATGAGCAAGATTTTATGGGGGTAAATGATAAAATTGAGCTTTGTCTAGCTCAAGATCTTATGCAAGAAGCGATTAAAAAAGAATGGATGAAGCAAGGAGTGATTTTTCATATGCCGACAACGACTTTTATTTCAGATGAGGTTGAGTTTGTAGGTGAGTGCGAAGTGTATGAAAGTGTGCGTATAGAAGGAAAATCAAAAATTATTAATTCTATCATTAAAAGCTCAAGTGTGATTGAAGATAGTATAGTAGAAAATAGCGATGTAGGGCCTTTAGCGCATTTGCGTCCAAAATGTCAGCTTAAAAATACCCATATAGGAAATTTCGTAGAATGTAAAAATGCTTTATTAAATGGAGTTAAAGCAGGGCATTTGAGTTATTTGGGTGATTGTGAGATAGATGAGGGGACTAATATAGGTTGTGGAACTATCACTTGTAATTATGATGGGGTTAAAAAGCATAAAACCAAAATAGGTAAAAATGTTTTTGTGGGTTCAGATACGCAATTTATCGCTCCGGTTGAGGTAAAAGATGAGGTAATCATCGCAGCAGGAAGCACGGTGTATAAAGATGTAGAAAAAGGTTCTTTGTATATTAATAGAGCAAAAGTTCAAATCGTGGAAGATTTTTACTATAAAAAACTAGGTAAAAAATGA
- a CDS encoding autotransporter outer membrane beta-barrel domain-containing protein, with product MKLSYYTSKVLMGVSISALLSSATLAQEINHGNFTDYFNYKDGIWSLDSKENIELKIQPGSIQAYYGKENHDKPIKEFNIKTNGILTIGDEDKWIDVGSTSTNEAKYDLYSVNLEAKEIILNKDKTTLEAYKAFNIKGNVTLNGSSPITNDNIHDEELDRPGLFVWNGYGERNGYMNIQGNLNVNNSFIAMYDANKKGGLIFVDGDVNIKDSAIGISTNSVSNLGINNYVAIKTTGNFNQDIDKNIVTALYTKDITSMLETSNLLPKNVFFEDTDLAQFTDYKLSVSNDGKSLLISGGANENVRDLSKILKSEIDIRKEALDTFEGIKNSIEYDEEYNQNSYQKPGYIGDEAMLEAIAQAEKELQEQIEKLEQQIQDIEDNGGKFDGSDLVENMKDVSLENKNLAVNMLNSILDSKLSNDAIAALTLDTTGKNLNTITTNTNASAKAIVNNAQNSSVNSSIGVANDLAIGTRIAKLSNPYQDKALVEKFATTHIAALASDVYNYYGNSSFNNSFWGNVFGGANIIDGDSGALYGFTLGADKKINDNALLGIYFTYADSTIKDGVMEQKSDNYQFGIYSLINPNDQWEINLRAYGQISPTDQSVTMLSDSSNADYNSKFFGLSANAGRIFNPNSSLFIKPFAGINYYYAHTPSYKESGMFAKDVQSMTNNSISLELGAEFRKYMSEESYLFITPKIEQYIMNNGDDYVAGFVGSNSNFIIKGNDKKKTYAQIIVGGNVDINEQFSLNAGIGAKQILAGKTDNKNETYVSGQVGFKYKF from the coding sequence ATGAAACTTTCTTATTATACAAGTAAAGTTTTAATGGGAGTTAGCATTAGTGCTTTATTAAGTAGTGCTACCTTAGCACAAGAAATAAATCATGGAAATTTTACTGATTATTTCAATTATAAAGATGGAATTTGGAGTTTAGATTCTAAAGAAAATATAGAATTAAAAATACAACCTGGAAGTATTCAAGCATATTATGGTAAAGAAAACCATGATAAACCTATAAAAGAATTTAATATCAAAACAAATGGTATTTTAACTATTGGAGATGAAGATAAGTGGATAGATGTAGGTAGTACTTCAACTAATGAAGCAAAATATGATTTATATAGTGTTAATTTAGAAGCAAAAGAAATCATTCTAAATAAAGATAAAACTACCTTAGAAGCATATAAAGCTTTTAATATAAAAGGAAATGTTACACTTAATGGTAGCTCACCTATAACAAATGATAATATACATGATGAAGAACTTGATAGACCTGGTTTATTTGTATGGAATGGATATGGCGAAAGAAATGGCTATATGAATATACAAGGAAATTTAAATGTAAATAATTCTTTTATTGCTATGTATGATGCAAATAAAAAAGGTGGTTTAATCTTTGTAGATGGAGATGTGAATATAAAAGATTCAGCTATAGGCATAAGCACAAATAGTGTTTCAAATTTAGGTATAAACAACTATGTAGCCATAAAAACTACAGGCAATTTTAACCAAGATATAGATAAAAACATAGTAACAGCACTATATACTAAAGATATAACAAGCATGCTTGAAACTAGCAATTTACTACCAAAAAATGTATTTTTTGAAGATACCGATTTAGCTCAATTTACAGACTATAAACTTAGTGTTTCTAATGATGGCAAAAGTCTTTTAATTAGCGGTGGTGCTAATGAAAATGTAAGAGATTTATCAAAAATATTAAAATCTGAAATTGATATTAGAAAAGAAGCTTTAGATACTTTTGAAGGTATAAAAAATAGCATAGAATACGATGAAGAATATAATCAAAATTCTTACCAAAAACCAGGATATATCGGAGATGAAGCTATGCTTGAGGCCATAGCTCAAGCAGAAAAAGAACTACAAGAACAAATTGAAAAATTAGAACAACAAATCCAAGATATAGAAGATAATGGTGGAAAATTTGATGGTAGTGATTTAGTTGAAAATATGAAAGATGTTAGCTTAGAAAATAAAAATTTAGCTGTAAATATGCTAAATAGTATTTTAGATTCTAAACTTAGCAATGATGCTATAGCAGCACTTACTTTAGATACAACAGGAAAAAATCTAAATACAATCACAACAAACACAAATGCAAGTGCAAAAGCTATAGTAAATAATGCTCAAAATTCTTCTGTTAATTCTTCCATAGGCGTAGCAAATGACCTAGCTATTGGAACAAGAATAGCAAAACTTTCAAATCCTTATCAAGATAAAGCTTTAGTAGAAAAATTTGCTACAACCCATATAGCAGCACTAGCAAGTGATGTTTATAATTACTATGGAAACTCTTCATTTAACAATAGCTTTTGGGGAAATGTTTTTGGTGGTGCAAATATCATAGATGGAGATAGCGGTGCTTTATATGGATTTACCCTAGGTGCTGATAAAAAAATCAACGATAATGCTTTGCTTGGTATTTACTTTACTTATGCTGATTCAACTATTAAAGATGGTGTTATGGAGCAAAAATCAGATAATTATCAATTTGGTATTTATTCTTTAATCAATCCAAACGATCAATGGGAAATTAATCTAAGAGCTTATGGACAAATTTCTCCAACAGATCAAAGTGTAACAATGCTAAGTGATTCTAGTAATGCTGATTATAATAGTAAATTTTTTGGTTTAAGTGCTAATGCTGGTAGAATTTTTAATCCAAATTCATCATTATTTATCAAGCCTTTTGCTGGTATAAATTACTACTACGCACACACTCCAAGTTATAAAGAAAGTGGTATGTTTGCAAAAGATGTTCAAAGCATGACAAATAATTCTATTAGTTTAGAACTAGGTGCTGAATTTAGAAAATATATGAGTGAAGAATCATATTTATTTATCACTCCAAAAATAGAACAATATATAATGAATAATGGAGATGATTATGTGGCTGGATTTGTTGGCTCAAATTCAAATTTTATCATCAAAGGCAATGATAAGAAAAAAACTTACGCTCAAATCATTGTAGGTGGTAATGTAGATATTAACGAACAATTTAGCCTTAATGCAGGTATTGGAGCTAAACAAATATTAGCTGGCAAAACAGATAATAAAAACGAAACTTATGTAAGCGGTCAAGTAGGTTTTAAATATAAATTCTAA